TTCATCTTAGCTCCACAGAGCGTAATTGGAAACAATGGCTGTGACTCAGCCAGAGTGTCAATAACTCTGTGTACACCAGGAAGTGGTCACTCCTCATGGGAAAATGGGCAAAAAGGTTTACACAATAAATCAGCCAAGTTAAGGATGACTGTGTCTTAAGTTCATTGCTTTTCACTAGTAATCTTAAATTATTTGTAACTCAAGACCGAACACATGGTCCAAACATCCTGATTCTATTAATGTTAcgatttccatttccatttggaATTTGTGTTAACCCTTATTTGAACCAAGCTGGAATGACAGTATTGCTGATGGTGCTCTGCTGCCTGAGGATCTTTTTAATCATCACCTAAATGacttgttttgggggttttttttgcagttgCAGTTTGAAAACAAAACCGGATTTTACAAAAACACTTCGAATGCAAGCCATCTAGGTAATAGCAGAGTGACTGGGATAAAGCAGGTGGAGTGCGGGGAGAAAAGAAACTGATAATACTTCACTGAGataaactgaacaaaaacagcaTATAACATGTGGAGGAATAAACCaaaagtttttttatttcttaGGTCAGGCCTACACAGGGGGGGAAAAAAACTAGttcagaaccaccaccaccccccaaatccTCCAGCTGTTAAATCTCAACTGTCTTCttcgttgctgttgttgttcagtcgttcagtcgtgtccggctcttcgtgaccccatggaccagagcacgccaggcacgcctatctttcactgcctcctgcagtttggccaaactcatgccagtcgcttcgagaacactgtccaaccatctcgtcttctgtcgtccccttctccttgtgccctccatctttcccaacatcagggtcttttctagggagtcttctcttctcatgaggtgtcctcACTGACAGCTAATTCCCAACTGACCAGAATCTCATGCCAATAGCCTGCTGTCAGCCAGACCAATAGCAGAATTACCCCCAAGTTACAGACTAGATGGTCCTAGACCCACcttgagctgcccatgggggaaGGAGGGGTCCCTATAGGGAGTACTACTAAACACGCCCCTATTTCTATTTCCCAGCAGACCTCAAGTATGCATATGTTAATGCCAAACATGCCACAATGAGCATGGCCCTTGCCATGATTGTGAGGGTCTTCCACACCTCGTGTGTGAAGAAGCTTTTCTGTACTGGACTGAACCCCACATGGATGCATTCAGCAGCTTCCTTGCCTCCAGATCCCTGTGCGCATGGATAACATGGAAGGGGAGCATGGCATTGAATACTCTGTGAAGGGCAAAGAGAAGCTTCACTTTACTGAATTATCTGGCAGAAAAAACATCCTGGCTGAGGCTCAGTGGAAAGGGacaacaccataccctccaacatttctccaaagaaaataggggtgtcttattcggtgcttttttcaggggggatgcaggggtacacatacccctaaacattttgtgaatctaagtttggcttcattgaggggcaatatttcaatatgagtaggaaaatgagagtaaccctaaatatttttttaggaaaagaaGCACTGGTcctatataacaacaacaacaacaacaacaacaacaacaacaccctatctgattgggttgcccagccactctgggtggcttccaacatataatgtttaaaacattaaacatttaaaaacttccctctacagggctaccttcagatgtcttataaaggttgtatagttacttaactccttggctcgggggtcgcataactccataccctccaacatttctctgatgaaaatagggacgtcctaaggaaaagcgggacattccgggaacgaatcagaaaccggggcagcttctgtaaatccgggactgtccctggaaaataggggcacttggagggtctgctacacTCTCTGTgggaatccccaccccacccccagacacAAAGTTGTGCCCGAGGGATGGATCACATTCTTTATAGGGTGTACTAAGAGGCCTTGCTGTACGAATCTTTTTCAATGCCTTGGGCGTGTTTCATTCAAGGAAGCAAACAACGAGAAAGTATCGTTGACTACTGTCTCCAAGACACTTGGTGTGCCCAGGCTCCTATTGCAAAACCTTGGTGCGAGTGGAGAGCAGGCAGAGAACGAGAAGCTCATAATGAACGCAGGCCGCCTTTTTGTGGTAACTGGAAGAATGCTGATTTCCTTTGGGATTCTAAGCATCGTCTCTGGAATTATTGCCTTCTTCCCTGTTTTTTCCTATAAACCGTGGTTTGCCGGGTGGAGTGTCCGCATTGCTTCTCCCATCTGGAGTGGAGCTTTGGTAGGCAGGACCGAATTATATCTAAATTTATATAGCTGTATGACTGGGAAAGGATAGTAATGTTGCTGTTGATCAGCCTCGTTGCTGACATATAATCTGGAACCTTTTAAGGTTCTGCAATTTCAAGAATGGGTGAAAGAAATCCTTGCTGAATGTAATCTAcgtggctagaagccattgataggcATCTATCAcaagatgacacacacacacacacacaatatgaatGGCTATGTCCATGAACCTTGGGGGgcctggtcccctcaaatattttattggggggcaaaaGGAGCTCAGCGCCAcatgagttggctcctatgtgagAGAGGGTAATGCACATATCTACAGACATCTCCCCTGAATTTTCCATATCGATTTGAAATATCCCACCCAATTGCCAGCTTCtggtctatacagtggtacctcaggttaagaacttaattcgttctggaggtccgttcctaacctgaaactgtactTAAAGTGaggcactactttagctaatggggcctcccgctgccgctgcacaatttctgttctcgtcctgaagcaaagttcttaacccgaggtactatttctgggttagcggagtctgtaacctgaagcgtctgtaacctgaatcatctgtaacccaaggtaccactgtagcctaCTTCTATGCTGGTGCAAGGGCTGTTGCACTAGCATAAGGGAAAGAATCGCGGCTGCACAAAATGACATCGGATGCAAGAGCTCCATGGTTGTGCTGCCGGTTGTTGCGACAGGAAGCGCAGGGACCTGGGCAATCCATTACACAGCCAGCCACAAGAACCACACTGCCTTCTCTCGCACAAGCCATTTGACTTAGGGCAACTACTACACCGCTAAGGGCTTCGACGCAGTGTTGGGTCCCTTCTCTCCCTTCATGTTTAGAGATGAAAACAAAATGTTAGGGCTCGAGGGGAGAAGAAGCAACAACATTATCCGTAAATAAGTGCAGTTTTGCAAAGTTTGGGAGAGAAAACAAGTTCGCTGGGCAGCGCATTTGCAGCAAAGTTGAAATTGATCATCTAATAGTTGAAACTCCCTGGCTGGAGTTGGCCCAGTTCTGAGGATGAGCTAATCCCTCCTGGCTCTGCTTCTCTCTGTTCCCTCCACCGCATGTGTAAATTGAGGGAGTCTCGCTTGGAAAAGCAGATGGGAAAAGAGGTTTGGCCACTCTTGCCTCCTACATTGGCTCTTCCCAGTGTTCTTACGTTGCTGTGTTATTTGTTCTGGCTAGAACCCCTCTTGGACCCTTTGcaatctttcttcctttctttctgcctGATGAATTTTGCCAACTGTTCCCCGCCGCGACTCCAGattagccttccccaacctggtgccctccagatgttttggactacagcatccatcagccccagccagcacagtttctccagatgtttctgcttTCGTTCCTGGGAACTCTCTATAGTAGTACATGATGCCAAGAACTCAATTTCAGGCTCCTTTTGCCTAAGAACTCTGTTCAAACTTGTGTTCTCAGAGGGCAAGGCTGGGGAAGTTGTGCTCCACCCTGTGTGTTATGGCATTCCACAGGGGTCTGCATTGcccttaaaaaggtaaatgtacccctgtcTGGTCTTTTTGGAACATTCGTTATAATTTGTTTGCAGTGAGGTTATAGCAGACTTGAGAGCTCATCCTGATTTGCTAGCACAATGTTTATACATCTTCATGTTCATCATGTCAACGGGAATCAGTCAATTTCCGTTCTTTCGGttactcatttttccaatcttaaattctgttctctgcatttctgcagcaattcacaGTTTGCTTGCTTTAAGAAAAAATGCACGCAAAGATTCTTCAaccattttggtgcaaatttctttccctaaacatatttttgcaCACAATTTAAACAAACGtacgcatttttgcaaacaatttctcctAACGTCATGCATTTTTCGTATGCAGTTTTCACTAGCATGTTCACTTTCATGCACATTAtccactagtatatgcatttctgtaaacattatttggctggagaactgcatcgcaaaatctgggaatgcaggaaacttttgcccaacatggggctcaaacccacgaccatgagattaagactctcatgctTTGCCAACTGAGCCATCCTTTATGCCATCTTTTTGTGCATAGGATTACTCCCTTAAACAGGATCTATCTGTCCTATAGTAGTAACCTATAGAAGGGCTTTCTTAAaaatagaatgaattatttttcaTCAGCTTCTGTCTTTGCATGCTACacaatttgtgatttattttttttaaggagtctGTTTTGCAAAGTCCTTTGGAGAGAACAAAGGCCTATTAACATTACTAACTTTATTATGTGTAACCATATGTTTTCCCCTCTGTCTACAGGCTGTTATTGCAGGTGTACTCGTTGCTCTGGCTGAAAAACAATGGACCCAGAGATACCTGGTAAATTTATGTGGTTATTCTATACAGTGCCACATTCtaggcagcaggcaggcagagttAATCCAAGCATAGGCTCTCGAGAGGAAGAAAAGGCACACAGCTGTAGCCTTAAGCTACAGATGAGATAAAGAATACAGGGTTTAAAGCAGGCGCACTTTAAAACATTCTACCAGATTTACAAGACTGAGCAGGATCCAGAGATATTTCCTGACTTGAAAGAAGGGAATGTTTTTTAGAACCAATAAAATCCATCAAACTAGTgggaccttcttcttcttttaattgtttttcagtTTCCTTGATATATGGAAAGTGCATAAATAATAACCCCATCCTCGCAAAATGATCCTGTATGGGATTTTTTGCAGGTTTGGTTACATCTCTTTTTCTGCCGTAACaaaaggtggttgttgttttgaagAAAGAGATTATACTTTACCCCCAACAAATGCCCCATAAACAATgcgtatgttgttgttgttttttgtttgcactGCTACCCTCCCCTGCCAtttattgttaatgtttattGATTGGATTTAATTAGTATTGCTGTCATAGAGGCTTTTTAGTATCCTTTTTTTATAATAAGCTGTCTTCAGGAAgcagagctgggacagacttcctccgAGATCCTGGTTAGGTTAGAGGAGTCAATACAGAAGGCTGTGTACGCACCATAACTTTTAAAGCGCATACCAAGCACGTTTTCTTTCTTCAAAGAATTCTAGACTCTAGAGTTTACTAAGGATTTCTGGGAATTGTGAGGGGTTAAACTGCAGTGCCCGGAATTCTTTGAGGGCGGCATTGTGATTCACacgtgctttaaaagtatagtctGTACACAGTCTAAGAGAGATGCTTAACTGAGCATTATTCTAGGATCGCAGTAAGATTGCTGTGAAGGAGTCTgggtttgtgggggtggggaaggttaGGGCAGATTCACACCATTCCTCAGTCTAAAGCACGTAATATATCTCTGACATTAGCCAGATATGACAAGATGCTTCTGTTTCCATTCCAGTGGGAAGCCGCTTTCACCTTTGGCATCTTGAACATCATCAGCTCACCGGTTCAAGGTGCCATCGCCTTTGCATCCCTCCTTCTTGGACCTTATTGCTACTACTCTTTCGCCGGAGTTTCGGGTACAAACTACCTCGGTTATGCTGTCCTTTTGCCCTTTCCTTACGGCAAGTTTGCTTCCGTGTGCAAGGACCCCGCAGGCTATGAGTGGTACCACCTGGCGCTGCAGATGCTAGACATTTGCTCCAGTCTTGCCATGTTCTCTGCATCCTTGGCCATTGTGATCAAACTCGCAGCAAGACTGCTCCAGTTTGGACACTTAAATGTGAGTATTACTCAATGGCAGGGAAATAATGATTAAGAGCAGCATataagtgttatgtactgagctgaatcctagaacaataggatccagaatgcagcatcctgattggtccgagaacaataggatccagaatgcagcagtctgattggtccgcaggagccacccaatccagctccaggtggaagtgaatcagcgacctgattggcctgcaagagcagccaatcaggctcctggaggaagtgaatccgcaacctgattggcctacaggagtagctcagaattagccaatcacggggggcccattgtgtaaataatgtatatatagcagacgttttggggaaagactcattccttgctactatgagctgaataaagagcatgaaattcacacttgactctaaGTATATTTCAAtaagttttatttgtttgtttcgttTATTCCATTTAATGCCCATCTTTTATTtcattgcactgcactgcactgcactgcattgcatttatatcctttcTCCATGGAGCTTttggtttccccctttccccacaacaaccctgtgttgtaggctaggctgagaagcagtgattggcccaaggtcacccagtaagcttcgtTGTgtagcaaggatttgaaccctggcctccaaggagctcaaagtggcatacccCTTctttgttttatcctcacaacaaccctgcgaagtaggtttaggctgagagactgtgacaggCCCAATGTCAAGCAGTAGTCTCCCAGGTTCTGgcccaacacactaaccactacactacactggaagttgttttgtttgtgttttatgctGGTCTTTGGTCCTGTAAAAATTGTGACCCAGCACACCAGGCACTGCCCACTAACGGTGTATCATCTCCATAGGGAGAAGCCAACAAGCAAAGACAACTGGGCTGAGCTGCCACATCACATGGGTTTCAGGCTGCATTTATAGCCTGGAGGACGTCAGGGGCTGCCAGCATTAGAAGCAGAAAGGTATCTTTCTTGTAGGTTGCTGTCTTGTGTGGCGATCTCTCTCCTACAGGGTTGGACTACCCCCTGAAAGCTAAAGGATTCCTAGGCTTCAAATTGATATTGCTGACCCAAGCTTCCCATTGGCTCCCACTGACCTGGAAGGGCTATAAACACCTCCAGGACATGACAtacagaggtggaagggaccacgaggatcattctagtccagccccctgcaatgcagaaatcttccacccaacgtggggctcaagcCCACAACTTTGAGATGAAAAGTCTCACGCTTGACAGTGGATCTAATGTTACTGGAACTGAATCATCTTTGGTTGACTGTTAGTATGCAAAcgccttaacagcttgggaccagtttgcaCATAATAATCGTTCCACAGTTGTACGAAATCAATATTTTAGCAGCAACTACACTGTGGaataggacgcgggtggtgctgtgggttaaaccacagagcctagggcttgctgatcagaaggttggcggttcaaatccccacaatggggtgagctcccgttgctcgatcccagctcctgctaacctagcagttcaaaagcacgttaaagtgcaagtagataaataggtaccgctccagcgggaaggtaaacggcgtttccgtgtgctgctctggttcgccagaagcagcttagtcatgctggccacatgacctggaagctgtacgccggctccctcggccagtaacgtgagatgagcgccacaaccccagagtcgtccacgactggacttaatggtcaggggtccctttacttttgtacactgtggaactcactgcccttTGACACCAGGCCAGTGCCTTTGCTGTTCTGTTTCCAGTACCTgcttaaaactttttttctttaggCAAGCTGAGCCAATGATGTAGAAGTTACATGAGTTTCAGTCTGTTTTCAGTTCATTGCTGATTttaactgggtttttaaaaaatatttgaaaatacctgtttttaacaGTCTTCCGTTGATAATTTTAAcggtgtggggttttgttttgttttttgtttttgtaaactgctttgatattttattacaatcaagtggtgtataatttttgttaaaaaaataaaatagaaataaacatgGGGTCAAGTGTGCTGGGACTACTCCTAAAATGTGCCTCAACTCAATTGTACGTtttgtgtgatgatgatgatgaatggctTTTGGCAAATTAATCTGACTAATTGACAGACCCCCCTCTGCTGCCAGATCCTCAGGATTGTGCTCTAAGTTAACTCAGGGAATGGCCACACACTCCTCCTGGCTTGCTGAAATCACTGCATCTGAGATTTGATGATCTCTTCTTTGTTTAGCGGCCCTTTAACCAAACCTGGGACCACTGGCAAAGCCCCACATCTGGTCTGGCCACTATCTCCTGgggcaaaagaagacttaattcACTTTATTTGTCAGGATGTCTTTATTAAataggaaaacaaagcaaaacactatTTGCTTCCATTTATCTGGGGCATGTGGAGGAAGAAAAGCTTGACGaggacaatttcagtctgttacctccgaggatgtggacaggctgcttggacgagtgaaaccaaccacctgtctccttgatccttgcccatcctggcttataaaagctagccgggaggggctgggcgatgggctgcgcggggtggtgaatgcttccctctgtgagggagccttcccagccccgctgaaagaggcggtcattaaaccgcttcttaaaaaaacatctttagacccggccaatatggccaactatcgcccagtctcaaatctaccattcttgggcaaggtgattgagagggtggttgctgaacaactccaggcacgcctggaagaagcggaccatttggatcccttccaatcgggattcaggcctcaccatgggactgaaaccgccttggtcgcgctggtcgatgatctccggtgggctagggacaaaggtgagagctgtttcctagttctgctggatctctcagcggcctttgacaccatcgaccataacatccttctagacaggctagaggggttgggagctggaggcactgttatacagtggttccgctccttcctcctgggccgtgttcagaaagtggtggtgggggatgagtgttcagacccctgggctctcacttgtggggtgcctcagggttctgtcctctcccccatgctttttaatatctatatgaagccgctgggagagatcatcagggggtttgggctgggtgttcatcagtatgcggatgatacccagctctacctctctttcaaatcagaaccagt
The sequence above is drawn from the Lacerta agilis isolate rLacAgi1 chromosome 5, rLacAgi1.pri, whole genome shotgun sequence genome and encodes:
- the TMEM212 gene encoding transmembrane protein 212; protein product: MNAGRLFVVTGRMLISFGILSIVSGIIAFFPVFSYKPWFAGWSVRIASPIWSGALAVIAGVLVALAEKQWTQRYLWEAAFTFGILNIISSPVQGAIAFASLLLGPYCYYSFAGVSGTNYLGYAVLLPFPYGKFASVCKDPAGYEWYHLALQMLDICSSLAMFSASLAIVIKLAARLLQFGHLNGEANKQRQLG